Proteins from a genomic interval of Geodermatophilus obscurus DSM 43160:
- a CDS encoding M48 family metallopeptidase, protein MPGTPPDTQRRPVPSVPGDVRGTRAVPADRSARTSGATLPGGDVEVRRSSRRRRTVTAYRESGRTVVLIPAAFSPAEERRWVAQMVAKLQTREERRRRSLGGDDELMVRARALSAAHLDGVPQPASVRWVDNQNRRWGSCTPADRTIRLSSRLRAMPEYVVDYVLVHELAHLVEPSHDARFWSLVARYPRAERARGFLEGVELGSAHGTSSAGDDDLD, encoded by the coding sequence GTGCCTGGAACGCCTCCCGACACCCAGCGTCGCCCCGTCCCCTCGGTGCCAGGGGACGTGCGGGGTACCCGCGCGGTCCCCGCCGACCGGTCGGCGCGGACGTCGGGCGCGACGCTGCCCGGAGGGGACGTCGAGGTGCGGCGCAGCAGCAGGCGGCGGCGGACGGTCACCGCCTACCGGGAGTCCGGGCGCACGGTCGTGCTCATCCCCGCGGCCTTCAGCCCGGCCGAGGAGCGGCGTTGGGTGGCGCAGATGGTCGCCAAGCTGCAGACCCGGGAGGAACGGCGCCGTCGGTCCCTCGGTGGGGACGACGAACTGATGGTCCGCGCGCGGGCGCTCTCCGCGGCACACCTCGACGGGGTGCCGCAGCCGGCCAGCGTCCGCTGGGTTGACAACCAGAACCGGCGCTGGGGCTCGTGCACGCCGGCCGACCGCACCATCCGGCTCTCCAGCCGGCTGCGCGCCATGCCGGAGTACGTCGTCGACTACGTGCTGGTGCACGAGCTGGCGCACCTGGTGGAGCCGAGCCACGACGCGCGCTTCTGGTCACTGGTGGCGCGCTACCCGCGGGCCGAGCGGGCGCGCGGCTTCCTCGAGGGCGTCGAGCTGGGCAGCGCGCACGGCACCTCGTCCGCCGGGGACGACGACCTCGACTGA
- a CDS encoding ThiF family adenylyltransferase, translating to MADTAHPLLPASVPLLRLAGADGNEDLQVGGADSADGLLVSPGTAGLTTLLRGLDGRRPQRTVLAEAARDGHDPTAVTAVLDALRSTGLLVDLDPADLLASTAGPAAAARTQTELPTATSRDSGSRWRGRWAATVVVDGATRVGVPLAAVLAASGVGRVSIRDHGLTTAGDAVVGGLGADDEGRPRALAAADAVRRASPLTDLRPLPAGSAADLVVLTRTWAASDPLAGDLQRRGVRHLVATVRGETGVVGPLVVPGATSCLRCADLHRRDADPRWPALAAQLTSGEAPPGGATVTCLATAVTAAVQVLAVLDGAGAPASLGTTVELRPPDLLPRTRRWPAHPDCGCVPRGAGEEAGAAPSAALSHIGGQWSPSAPPGPDGAGAAATAAD from the coding sequence GTGGCCGACACCGCGCACCCCCTGCTGCCCGCGAGCGTCCCGCTGCTGCGCCTGGCCGGGGCGGACGGCAACGAGGACCTCCAGGTCGGCGGCGCCGACTCCGCCGACGGGCTGCTCGTCTCCCCCGGCACGGCCGGGCTCACCACCCTGCTGCGCGGACTGGACGGCCGCCGGCCGCAGCGCACGGTCCTCGCCGAGGCCGCCAGGGACGGCCACGACCCCACGGCAGTGACCGCGGTGCTCGACGCCCTGCGTTCCACCGGTCTGCTCGTCGACCTGGACCCCGCCGACCTGCTGGCCTCCACCGCCGGGCCGGCTGCCGCCGCCCGCACGCAGACCGAACTGCCGACCGCCACGAGCCGGGACTCTGGGTCGCGCTGGCGCGGCCGTTGGGCTGCGACGGTTGTCGTCGACGGCGCGACGAGGGTCGGCGTGCCGCTCGCCGCGGTGCTGGCCGCGAGCGGCGTGGGCCGGGTGAGCATCCGGGACCACGGGCTGACCACGGCCGGGGACGCCGTCGTGGGCGGGCTGGGTGCCGACGACGAGGGCCGCCCGCGCGCCCTGGCCGCAGCCGACGCCGTCCGCCGGGCCAGCCCGCTCACCGACCTGCGCCCGCTCCCCGCGGGCAGCGCAGCCGACCTCGTCGTCCTCACCAGGACGTGGGCCGCCTCGGACCCGCTCGCGGGCGACCTGCAACGGCGCGGGGTGCGGCATCTGGTGGCGACCGTCCGCGGGGAGACCGGCGTGGTGGGGCCGCTGGTGGTGCCCGGTGCCACCAGCTGCCTGCGCTGCGCGGACCTGCACCGCCGGGACGCCGACCCGCGGTGGCCGGCGCTGGCCGCCCAGCTGACCTCGGGCGAGGCGCCGCCCGGTGGGGCGACGGTGACGTGCCTGGCGACGGCGGTGACGGCGGCCGTGCAGGTCCTGGCCGTGCTCGACGGCGCAGGCGCCCCGGCCAGCCTGGGGACGACGGTGGAGCTCCGCCCGCCGGACCTCCTCCCCCGCACCCGCCGGTGGCCGGCGCACCCGGACTGCGGCTGCGTGCCCCGCGGCGCCGGCGAGGAGGCCGGAGCCGCTCCGTCAGCGGCGCTGTCGCACATCGGGGGACAATGGTCGCCGAGTGCGCCTCCGGGCCCGGACGGGGCCGGCGCCGCCGCGACCGCGGCCGACTGA
- a CDS encoding DUF5679 domain-containing protein, with product MAESYNGYCVKCKEKRDFDGEVKVSESGRRMAQGTCPVCGTKMNRILGKA from the coding sequence GTGGCGGAGAGCTACAACGGCTACTGCGTGAAGTGCAAGGAGAAGCGCGACTTCGACGGTGAGGTCAAGGTCAGCGAGTCCGGCCGCCGCATGGCGCAGGGCACCTGCCCGGTGTGCGGCACCAAGATGAACCGGATCCTCGGCAAGGCCTGA